The following are encoded in a window of Helicobacter anatolicus genomic DNA:
- a CDS encoding FtsX-like permease family protein, protein MTNKLIVFFIFKYLRFDKTQPFITVTAILAFLGVGIGVMVLLVAMAIMNGMTKEFEKKLFVMNYPLSLFATSSRGVGEGVVAKLEEKFPDLLFSPYLQMQVVVRKGSEMSAGMIFGVDMQKESKINEVFQKAFVEQKEVASFPLIVGRGLYDKFLLELEDKLTLFFTKLEPTGLVFSPVMKRFNVSGVFDSGLKAYDVGYMYTDFASLAKIRNIPSGVYDGIHIYSAKPMEDIHKIREALQEIPHYGLGIEGWWQQNGNFFAAMAMEKRALFIVLMLIVLMASLNIISSLLMVIMNRRKEIALLLSMGASQKEIKSIFFWLGNVIGFGGIVFGVILAGICMYILSTFPIISLPADVYGITKLPLDLAYMDFIGTLIGSFLIVSLSSYYPARRASKIDALQVLRNE, encoded by the coding sequence ATGACAAATAAACTGATTGTATTTTTTATTTTTAAATATCTGCGTTTTGATAAGACTCAGCCTTTTATCACAGTGACTGCAATTCTTGCATTTTTAGGAGTTGGGATTGGTGTGATGGTTTTGCTTGTGGCTATGGCTATTATGAATGGTATGACTAAGGAATTTGAAAAAAAACTTTTTGTGATGAATTATCCTTTGAGTTTGTTTGCAACTTCTAGTAGAGGTGTTGGAGAGGGTGTAGTAGCAAAATTAGAAGAGAAATTCCCCGATCTTTTGTTTAGCCCATATCTACAAATGCAGGTAGTGGTAAGAAAAGGTAGTGAAATGTCTGCGGGGATGATTTTTGGTGTGGATATGCAAAAAGAATCAAAGATTAATGAGGTGTTTCAAAAGGCTTTTGTAGAACAAAAAGAGGTGGCAAGTTTTCCGCTCATTGTTGGGCGTGGGCTATATGATAAATTTTTATTGGAATTGGAAGATAAACTTACTTTATTTTTTACAAAATTAGAACCTACAGGATTAGTGTTTAGTCCTGTGATGAAGCGTTTTAATGTAAGTGGGGTTTTTGATTCTGGTTTGAAAGCTTATGATGTGGGGTATATGTATACAGATTTTGCATCTTTGGCAAAAATTAGAAATATTCCTTCTGGGGTTTATGATGGAATCCATATTTATTCTGCTAAGCCTATGGAGGATATTCATAAAATTAGAGAAGCTTTGCAAGAGATACCGCATTATGGTTTAGGGATTGAGGGGTGGTGGCAGCAGAATGGGAATTTTTTTGCAGCAATGGCTATGGAAAAACGGGCTTTGTTTATTGTTTTGATGTTGATTGTTTTGATGGCTTCATTAAATATTATTAGTTCTCTTTTAATGGTGATTATGAATAGGCGTAAAGAGATTGCATTGTTGCTTAGCATGGGAGCAAGTCAAAAGGAAATTAAGTCAATATTTTTTTGGTTGGGTAATGTAATTGGATTTGGCGGGATTGTTTTTGGGGTGATTTTAGCAGGAATTTGTATGTATATTTTAAGCACATTCCCTATTATTTCTCTACCTGCTGATGTTTATGGAATTACAAAATTGCCTTTGGATTTAGCATATATGGATTTTATAGGGACTTTAATAGGGTCTTTTTTGATTGTGTCTTTATCTTCTTATTATCCGGCTAGACGCGCTTCAAAAATAGATGCACTTCAAGTATTGCGTAATGAATAG
- the secA gene encoding preprotein translocase subunit SecA produces MVQSMLGKIFGTRNTRLIKKYKKRVQEINQLESKYQELDDEALKQSFLELQKSVREGQKNLDDVLPDSFAITREASKRVLGMRHFDVQLIGGMVLHEGRIAEMKTGEGKTLVATLPVILNALSGKGIHVVTVNDYLASRDAKIMEPLYNFLGFEVGVITGDEKDDSKRLEIYAKDIVYGTNNEFGFDYLRDNMKYDLAQKVQKSHYFAIVDEVDSILIDEARTPLIISGPVNRQMENYKKADIVAKKMQDKEDFSIDEKSRVILLTDEGIKKAEELFGVDNLYSLENAALSHHLDQALKANYLFFRDKDYVVADGEVVIVDEFTGRLSEGRRFSEGLHQALEAKENVSVKEESQTLADITFQNYFRLYEKLAGMTGTAQTEATEFLQIYNLEVVSIPTNLPVQRKDLNDLIYKSEREKFDAVIAKIQELHAKGQPVLVGTASIEKSELLHALLQKQRIPHTVLNAKQHTREAEIIKDAGVKGAVTIATNMAGRGVDIKLSDEIKALGGLYIIGTERHESRRIDNQLRGRSGRQGDPGTSQFYLSLEDSLLRIFGSDKIKGVMEKLGLKDGEHIESSLVTRSVENAQKKVESLHFESRKHLLEYDDVANEQRKTVYKFRNELLDPNYDIQQRIDENRIQVLEEIFARMQIVAGNMMNFDLQSLVQNMQEGFNLNLQQEDLQNKEYDELFNFVLEKLKQKYEQKMSILTLEQRSEIERVIYLQVLDNSWREHLYTMDNLKTGIGLRGYNQKDPLVEYKKESYNLFLELINAIKHEAIKTLQIIQFQQEQVQHQTRDILHELEKSEKFENNRELGTPRIARNDPCPCGSGKKYKQCHGKSGPKKGLLAKA; encoded by the coding sequence ATGGTGCAGTCTATGTTAGGTAAGATTTTTGGGACAAGAAATACAAGGCTAATCAAAAAATATAAAAAGCGTGTGCAAGAAATTAATCAATTGGAATCAAAATATCAAGAATTAGATGATGAAGCATTAAAGCAAAGCTTTTTGGAATTGCAAAAAAGTGTAAGAGAGGGGCAAAAAAATTTAGATGATGTATTGCCAGATAGTTTTGCTATTACAAGAGAAGCATCAAAAAGAGTTTTGGGAATGCGTCATTTTGATGTACAACTTATTGGGGGAATGGTGCTTCATGAAGGGCGTATAGCTGAGATGAAAACAGGTGAGGGTAAGACTTTAGTAGCTACTTTGCCAGTAATTTTAAATGCATTAAGCGGTAAGGGTATTCATGTAGTAACAGTTAATGACTATCTTGCAAGTCGTGATGCAAAGATTATGGAACCACTTTATAACTTTTTGGGGTTTGAAGTCGGAGTGATTACAGGTGATGAAAAAGATGATTCTAAGCGCCTTGAAATTTATGCAAAAGATATTGTCTATGGCACAAATAATGAGTTTGGTTTTGATTATTTGCGTGACAATATGAAATATGATTTGGCACAAAAAGTGCAAAAAAGTCATTATTTTGCAATTGTTGATGAAGTAGATTCTATTTTAATTGATGAGGCAAGAACACCTTTGATTATTTCTGGACCTGTAAATCGGCAAATGGAAAATTATAAAAAAGCAGATATTGTGGCAAAAAAAATGCAAGACAAAGAGGATTTTAGCATCGATGAAAAAAGCCGCGTGATTTTATTGACAGATGAAGGAATTAAAAAAGCCGAGGAGCTTTTTGGCGTAGATAATCTCTATAGTTTAGAAAATGCAGCATTATCTCATCATCTTGATCAAGCCTTGAAGGCAAATTATTTATTTTTTAGAGACAAAGATTATGTGGTGGCTGATGGCGAAGTTGTGATTGTTGATGAATTTACAGGGCGTTTGAGTGAGGGGAGGAGATTTTCTGAAGGTTTGCATCAAGCATTAGAGGCAAAAGAAAATGTGTCAGTAAAAGAAGAAAGTCAAACGCTAGCAGATATTACATTTCAAAATTATTTTAGATTGTATGAAAAACTTGCAGGAATGACAGGGACTGCACAAACTGAGGCTACAGAATTTTTGCAAATTTATAATTTGGAGGTGGTGAGCATTCCTACCAATCTTCCTGTGCAAAGAAAAGATTTAAATGATTTGATTTATAAAAGTGAGAGAGAAAAATTTGACGCTGTGATTGCAAAAATACAAGAATTACATGCTAAGGGGCAACCTGTATTAGTGGGTACTGCAAGTATTGAAAAAAGCGAACTTTTGCACGCATTGTTACAAAAACAAAGAATCCCGCATACTGTGCTAAATGCTAAGCAACACACAAGGGAAGCAGAAATTATCAAAGATGCAGGTGTTAAGGGTGCTGTAACAATTGCTACAAATATGGCAGGTAGAGGGGTGGATATCAAGCTTAGCGATGAAATTAAAGCATTAGGGGGCTTGTATATTATTGGGACTGAACGCCATGAAAGTAGAAGAATTGATAATCAATTGCGTGGAAGAAGTGGGAGACAAGGGGATCCTGGGACGAGTCAATTTTATTTGAGTTTGGAGGATTCTTTGCTTAGGATTTTTGGAAGTGATAAAATCAAAGGTGTTATGGAAAAACTCGGCTTAAAAGATGGGGAGCACATAGAATCTTCGCTGGTAACGCGATCTGTAGAGAATGCACAAAAAAAAGTGGAGAGTCTACATTTTGAATCTCGTAAGCATTTGTTGGAATACGATGATGTGGCTAATGAACAGCGTAAAACTGTGTATAAATTTCGTAATGAGCTCTTAGATCCTAATTATGATATTCAGCAAAGAATTGATGAAAATAGAATACAGGTTTTAGAGGAAATTTTCGCAAGAATGCAGATTGTAGCTGGAAATATGATGAATTTTGATTTGCAATCGTTGGTGCAAAATATGCAGGAAGGTTTTAATTTGAATCTTCAACAAGAGGATTTGCAAAATAAAGAATATGATGAATTGTTTAATTTTGTGCTTGAAAAGTTAAAACAAAAATATGAGCAAAAAATGAGTATTTTGACATTGGAGCAACGCAGTGAAATTGAACGTGTGATTTATTTGCAAGTTTTGGATAATTCTTGGAGAGAGCATCTTTATACAATGGATAATCTTAAAACAGGGATTGGTTTGCGTGGATATAATCAAAAAGATCCATTAGTGGAGTATAAAAAAGAAAGTTACAATCTCTTTTTGGAATTAATCAATGCAATTAAACATGAAGCAATTAAAACCTTGCAAATTATTCAGTTTCAGCAAGAACAAGTGCAACATCAAACGCGTGATATTTTGCATGAACTTGAGAAATCTGAAAAATTTGAAAACAATAGAGAACTTGGAACTCCAAGAATTGCGCGCAATGATCCTTGCCCTTGTGGAAGTGGCAAAAAATATAAACAATGTCATGGAAAAAGTGGTCCTAAAAAAGGATTGTTAGCTAAAGCATGA
- the lolA gene encoding LolA-like outer membrane lipoprotein chaperone produces MQRILLFFSFILFFTPLFSWDTNITSIEANFLQVTYQGEEKITYSGILYAKTPNFAKWVYQNPLKKEIYLNGNEVAIYEPMLEQVTLSTLTQKNDFFTILHAAKLGEDGNYHAIIANTHYTLILKNNLPYQIHFVDELQNTIKITLKNVKTNITIPDNTFIFTPPPHIDIIKQ; encoded by the coding sequence ATGCAAAGAATATTATTATTTTTTAGTTTTATTTTATTTTTTACTCCACTATTTTCATGGGATACCAACATTACAAGCATAGAAGCAAACTTTTTACAAGTCACCTATCAAGGAGAAGAAAAAATCACTTATTCTGGAATCCTTTATGCCAAAACTCCAAATTTTGCTAAATGGGTCTATCAAAACCCACTCAAAAAAGAAATTTATCTTAATGGCAACGAAGTAGCAATCTATGAACCAATGCTAGAACAAGTGACCCTCTCTACCCTCACACAAAAAAATGATTTTTTCACAATATTGCATGCTGCAAAACTAGGCGAAGATGGCAACTATCATGCCATTATTGCAAACACACACTACACTCTAATATTAAAAAACAATCTTCCCTACCAAATCCACTTTGTCGATGAATTACAAAACACAATCAAAATCACGCTAAAAAATGTCAAAACCAATATTACTATCCCTGATAATACCTTCATTTTCACACCACCACCACACATTGACATTATTAAGCAATAA
- the murI gene encoding glutamate racemase, whose translation MKLGIFDSGAGGLSVLDSLLKMQLFQEVVYYGDTARLPYGTKHPTSIIDFSLQALDFFIQQKVDIIVIACNTASAYALDEMQKKCPSIPIIGVIKSGILAITNKLKNLDSKILILATKATINSRVYQKGLQELGYTNLTSIATSLLVPLVEENIFQGPIVNEVLKYYFKNLDFIPDAIVLGCTHFPLLSQAISSFFDHKSLLVHSGEAIAQYLYTILPHVSKSSNTTLKFFASSDVAGLKNTAQKWLDLSSYKNLTIL comes from the coding sequence TTGAAACTCGGCATTTTTGATAGCGGTGCAGGCGGTTTAAGCGTCTTAGATAGCCTTTTGAAAATGCAACTTTTTCAAGAAGTTGTCTATTATGGAGATACTGCCAGACTTCCTTATGGCACCAAACATCCCACAAGTATTATAGATTTTTCCCTACAAGCACTTGATTTTTTTATACAACAAAAAGTCGATATTATCGTCATAGCATGTAATACAGCAAGCGCTTATGCACTCGATGAGATGCAAAAAAAATGCCCTTCTATTCCCATCATTGGTGTTATAAAATCAGGAATTTTAGCAATCACAAATAAACTAAAAAATTTGGATTCTAAAATCCTTATCCTTGCTACAAAAGCTACAATAAACTCAAGAGTTTATCAAAAAGGCCTCCAAGAACTAGGCTATACAAATCTCACATCTATTGCTACTAGTCTTTTAGTTCCATTAGTTGAAGAAAATATTTTTCAAGGTCCAATTGTTAATGAAGTCCTAAAATATTACTTTAAAAATCTTGATTTTATACCTGATGCTATTGTATTAGGTTGCACACATTTCCCTCTATTAAGTCAAGCAATTTCAAGTTTTTTTGATCACAAAAGCTTGCTTGTGCACTCAGGAGAAGCTATTGCACAATATCTATATACCATACTTCCACATGTATCAAAATCCAGCAATACTACACTGAAGTTTTTTGCATCTAGCGATGTTGCTGGACTAAAAAATACTGCACAAAAATGGCTAGATCTCTCTTCTTATAAAAATCTCACAATCTTATAA